GATCCGGGCGACGGCGCGCGGCCTCGTGCCCGACCTGGAGACGATCCTCGATCCGGCCGTGCCCGGGTTCACGGTCGCCGGCGTCACCGACTCGCTCCCCGGGGTGTCCCGCTTCGAGGCCGACGCGCCGACGCCCGCCGTCGTCTCGGAGCGCACCTGGTCGGTGACACTCGAGCGCGGTGCGGACGGGGCGACGAGCTTCACCTTCCCGGTTCCGCGCGTCGCGACGGCCGAGCACGTCCGCCAGCGCTACGCCGACGCCGATCTGGTCGCCGCCGCCGAGACGATCGACCTGCGCGGGCCGGTCGTCCGCGCCGGATCGTCGCTGACGCGCTGGCTCGTTCCCGGCGCCGTCGCCGCGGCGGTGCTCGCCGGTCTGGTGCTCGCGCTGCGGGAGTGGAGAAACCGGCCGCGGGTCGTCCCGCGCGGCTTCACCGTGCCCGATCCGGCGACACCGTTCGCCGTCATCCAGTTGCTCCGCGACATCGAGGCCCACGACGGTCTCGATCGCCGGGCGCGGGGCGAACTGGCCGAATCGATCGCCCGCATCGAGCGCGAATTCTTCGCCGGCGACGGCGCCGACACCGATCTGGTGGCACTCGCGCGGAGCTGGGCCGGCCGCGCACGGCGCCGGTGACCCGGCCGCCGGCGCGGCGGCGTCGGATCCGGGGGACGCAGGCCGTGGAGGTCACTTCCACGAAGCATCAGGGGATCCGCCGCCGCATGACGACCAGCGGGTCGGCCTCGGCGCGGACATCGCCGAGGCTCATCGGCTTGGCCAGCACCAGGCCGGCGATGAACCCGGCGACGTGCGCCGAATAGGCGACGCCACCACTGCCGCTGGAGTCGAACAGGCCGCTGATCACCTGGAACGCGAACCAGATCCCGACCGCCACGTAGCCCGGCACGTCGATCATCATCCGCAGCGCGATCACGCTCACGCGCCGCTGCGGATGGAGCACGAGATACGCCCCGAGCACGCCGGAGATCGCCCCGCTGGCCCCCAGGCAGGGCGTCAGCGATGCCTCGCCGCGGGCGTTGAAGGCGACGAATGCCAGCGACGCGATCACCCCCGTCGCCAGATAAAAGAGCAGGTAGCGGGCATGGCCCATGTCGTCCTCGACGTTGTCGCCGAAGATCCACAGGAACCACATGTTCCCCAGCAGGTGCATCACGCTGCCGTGCATGAAGATCGCCGTCAGCAGCGTCATCCACACCGGCACCGGCGTCGGCTGCAGCCCGGGGACGGTCACCTGCTCGATCCCCGCCGGCGTGCGGATCGCACGGATCTCCGGTTCGGTGACGACGTCCTGCCCTGAGATGATCTCCGCCGGCACCTGGCACCAGGCGAGCGTGAACTGCTCGTTGACCCCCTCGGGGCGGAACCCCTGCTGGAGGACGACGAACACGAAGACGTTGATCGCGATCACCGCCACCGACACGAACGGAAACGTGCGGCGGTCGGAGTTGTCGTCGGCGATCGGGAAAACCATGGTGGATCCGGGGAGATGAATGCACGGGCCCGCGGCACCGGGGCCGGGCGGCTCGGCGATCGGTCGTCAGGGGGTGAAGCGGTGGATCATGACGTGCCGGTAGGTCTGGCCGGGGTCGAGCCGCGGCGACGGCCAGCGCGGATCGCCGGCGTGGTGGATCGCGTCGGGGTATTTCTGCGTCTCGAGGCAGACGCCGCCGTGCTTTCCGTAGACCGCCCCGCCCTTGCCGGTGACCGTGCCGTCGAGGTAGTTGCCGGTGTAGACCTGGACCCCCGGCTGGTCGGCGAACAGCTCCATCCGCCGGCCGCTGGCCGGGTCGACGAGCACCGCCACCGGCCGGAGCTGGCCGTCGGGTTGCCAGCCGCGGACGACGAAATTGTGGTCGATCCCACCTGGGTCGGAGCCCGCCGCCGGCAGGGCGGCGATCGCCGTGCCGAGGGGCACCGGCTGCCGCTCGGGACGGAGGTCGAAGGGAGTCCCCGCCACCGCCGCGAAAAGGCCGGTCGGGATGCTGCCGGCATCGACCGGCAGGTAGGAATCGGCGACGACCGCGAGGTCGTGGCTGCCGACGTCGCCTGACCCGTGGCCGGCGAGGTTCCAATAGCTGTGGTGGACGAGGTTGACGATCGTCGGGGCATCGGTCGTCGCCGTCATCTCGACGCGCAACTCGCCGGTCGGGGTGAGCGTGTAGCGGCAGGTGGCGGCGAGGCGACCGGGATAGCCCTCGTCGCCGGCCGGTGAGATCAGGTCGAAGCGCACGCTCGGGCCCCGGGCATCGTCCGGCTCGGGCGTTCCTCGCCACAGCAGCTTGTCGAACCCGACGGCCCCGCCGTGGAGGTGATTGGGGCCGTTGTTGGTCGCGAGCGTGTAGTCATTGCCGTCGAGCGTGAACCGTCCGGCGGCGATCCGATTGCCGACGCGGCCGACGGTGGCGCCGAAGTAGGGATGGCCCTTGACGTATCCGTCGACGCTGTCGAACCCGAGGACGACGTCGACCGGCGTGCCCCCGGCGTCGCGCGACGGCACGTGGAACCCCGTGAGGATCGCACCGTAATCGGTGATCGTCGCCTGCCAGCCCCCCGGCACCCGGAGCGTGTACAGCGTCGCCGCGCGGCCGTCGGGGAGCGTGCCGAACGGAGCCTGGGCGACGGCGGGCATGGCGGCGGTTCCTGGCGCGGTGGGGGCCGGCTCGGCGGCGATGGCGATCGCGTCTGTCGCCACCACGGCGGCGAGCAGACAGAGCAAGCGAAGCGGTGGCACGGTCGGCATGAACGCTCTCCCGGTGCACGACAGGGTCGGACCGCGGCCGCGGCGGCCACGCAGGGTGCCGAGGCTACCGCGGGGCCGACACCGGCGGCAATCGCCGCGCGGGACGCCAAAACATCGGCCGCGCCGGGCGATCAGGCCGCCTGCGGGGACGGCTTGACCGGCACGCGCGGCTTGGCGGCCGGCGTGCCGCCGCCCGACTCGACCTCGGCGCGCTTGCGGCCGATCCAACCATCCACGCTCCACGAGCCGCCGCCAAACGCGAGCAGTGCCAGCAGGCCGCCGGCGATGGCGACGTTCTTCATGAACTGGATCGTCTGCAGTTGCCGCTGGGTCGGGTCGGCCATGTTCCAGAAATCGTGGAAGTACCAG
The sequence above is a segment of the Planctomycetota bacterium genome. Coding sequences within it:
- a CDS encoding rhomboid family intramembrane serine protease — protein: MVFPIADDNSDRRTFPFVSVAVIAINVFVFVVLQQGFRPEGVNEQFTLAWCQVPAEIISGQDVVTEPEIRAIRTPAGIEQVTVPGLQPTPVPVWMTLLTAIFMHGSVMHLLGNMWFLWIFGDNVEDDMGHARYLLFYLATGVIASLAFVAFNARGEASLTPCLGASGAISGVLGAYLVLHPQRRVSVIALRMMIDVPGYVAVGIWFAFQVISGLFDSSGSGGVAYSAHVAGFIAGLVLAKPMSLGDVRAEADPLVVMRRRIP
- a CDS encoding galactose mutarotase is translated as MPAVAQAPFGTLPDGRAATLYTLRVPGGWQATITDYGAILTGFHVPSRDAGGTPVDVVLGFDSVDGYVKGHPYFGATVGRVGNRIAAGRFTLDGNDYTLATNNGPNHLHGGAVGFDKLLWRGTPEPDDARGPSVRFDLISPAGDEGYPGRLAATCRYTLTPTGELRVEMTATTDAPTIVNLVHHSYWNLAGHGSGDVGSHDLAVVADSYLPVDAGSIPTGLFAAVAGTPFDLRPERQPVPLGTAIAALPAAGSDPGGIDHNFVVRGWQPDGQLRPVAVLVDPASGRRMELFADQPGVQVYTGNYLDGTVTGKGGAVYGKHGGVCLETQKYPDAIHHAGDPRWPSPRLDPGQTYRHVMIHRFTP